In Ahaetulla prasina isolate Xishuangbanna chromosome 6, ASM2864084v1, whole genome shotgun sequence, a single window of DNA contains:
- the CCDC50 gene encoding coiled-coil domain-containing protein 50 isoform X1 — translation MAEVGIDRSKLPGVKEVCRDFAVREDHTLAHNLQEQEIEHHLATNIQRNRLVKHDLQMAKQLQEEEDRKARARLQEQHKNLEQQDCEIAQEIQVKLVIEAEEQRRQEEDDEDIARILQQKELQEEKKRKKLPPDPLRLAAPEEAPCPENRGTKPRGSKEDAYARPRVGASRDPEAYDAEIAWKLQEEELLASQVDRRAAQVAQDEEIARLLMAEEKKAYKKAKEREKRRQDQDLKQDPPESACGRSREGYDPHRGRSEKPTRAAPPSTQELEPPPGLPSQPHVAHQGSAHKDTDFPCSRLYCISSKRYPDVPPFSKETILSSRTMSTNRASSSSSFSLL, via the exons TGTGTCGAGATTTTGCTGTGCGGGAGGATCACACATTGGCCCACAACCTGCAGGAACAGGAAA TTGAGCACCACTTGGCCACAAACATCCAGCGTAACCGCCTGGTCAAACATGACTTACAGATGGCCAAACAGCTGCAGGAGGAAGAGGACCGGAAGGCCAGAGCCCGCCTGCAGGAGCAGCACAAGAACTT AGAACAGCAAGACTGCGAGATCGCCCAGGAAATCCAAGTCAAACTGGTCATCGAAGCCGAAGAGCAACGACGCCAGGAAGAGGATGATGAG GACATCGCGCGGATTCTGCAGCAGAAGGAACtccaggaggagaaaaagaggaagaagctgCCCCCGGATCCCTTGCGCCTGGCCGCTCCTGAAGAAGCCCCCTGCCCCGAGAACAGAG GGACAAAACCCCGGGGGTCAAAAGAAGACGCCTACGCCAGACCCCGAGTGGGGGCTTCCCGGGACCCCGAAGCCTACGATGCCGAGATTGCCTGGAAGTTACAGGAGGAGGAACTGCTG gcCAGCCAGGTGGACAGGAGGGCCGCACAAGTTGCTCAGGACGAG GAAATAGCTCGCCTTCTGATGGCCGAGGAGAAGAAAGCTTACAAAAAGGCCAAGGAACGGGAGAAGAGGAGGCAGGATCAAGACTTGAAG CAGGACCCCCCTGAGTCGGCGTGTGGACGGTCAAGGGAAGGATATGACCCTCACCGAGGCAGGAGCGAGAAGCCCACACG AGCTGCTCCCCCATCGACCCAGGAGTTGGAGCCTCCGCCTGGCCTTCCGAGTCAGCCTCACGTGGCACATCAGGGATCAGCTCATAAAG aTACTGACTTTCCATGTAGCAGGCTTTATTGCATTTCTTCCAAGAGATACCCTGACGTCCCTCCGTTCTCCAAGGAGACCATCCTTTCCAGCAGGACAATGTCCACAAAccgtgcctcctcctcctcctccttcagcctgtTGTAG
- the CCDC50 gene encoding coiled-coil domain-containing protein 50 isoform X2 gives MAEVGIDRSKLPGVKEVCRDFAVREDHTLAHNLQEQEIEHHLATNIQRNRLVKHDLQMAKQLQEEEDRKARARLQEQHKNLEQQDCEIAQEIQVKLVIEAEEQRRQEEDDEDIARILQQKELQEEKKRKKLPPDPLRLAAPEEAPCPENRGTKPRGSKEDAYARPRVGASRDPEAYDAEIAWKLQEEELLASQVDRRAAQVAQDEEIARLLMAEEKKAYKKAKEREKRRQDQDLKDPPESACGRSREGYDPHRGRSEKPTRAAPPSTQELEPPPGLPSQPHVAHQGSAHKDTDFPCSRLYCISSKRYPDVPPFSKETILSSRTMSTNRASSSSSFSLL, from the exons TGTGTCGAGATTTTGCTGTGCGGGAGGATCACACATTGGCCCACAACCTGCAGGAACAGGAAA TTGAGCACCACTTGGCCACAAACATCCAGCGTAACCGCCTGGTCAAACATGACTTACAGATGGCCAAACAGCTGCAGGAGGAAGAGGACCGGAAGGCCAGAGCCCGCCTGCAGGAGCAGCACAAGAACTT AGAACAGCAAGACTGCGAGATCGCCCAGGAAATCCAAGTCAAACTGGTCATCGAAGCCGAAGAGCAACGACGCCAGGAAGAGGATGATGAG GACATCGCGCGGATTCTGCAGCAGAAGGAACtccaggaggagaaaaagaggaagaagctgCCCCCGGATCCCTTGCGCCTGGCCGCTCCTGAAGAAGCCCCCTGCCCCGAGAACAGAG GGACAAAACCCCGGGGGTCAAAAGAAGACGCCTACGCCAGACCCCGAGTGGGGGCTTCCCGGGACCCCGAAGCCTACGATGCCGAGATTGCCTGGAAGTTACAGGAGGAGGAACTGCTG gcCAGCCAGGTGGACAGGAGGGCCGCACAAGTTGCTCAGGACGAG GAAATAGCTCGCCTTCTGATGGCCGAGGAGAAGAAAGCTTACAAAAAGGCCAAGGAACGGGAGAAGAGGAGGCAGGATCAAGACTTGAAG GACCCCCCTGAGTCGGCGTGTGGACGGTCAAGGGAAGGATATGACCCTCACCGAGGCAGGAGCGAGAAGCCCACACG AGCTGCTCCCCCATCGACCCAGGAGTTGGAGCCTCCGCCTGGCCTTCCGAGTCAGCCTCACGTGGCACATCAGGGATCAGCTCATAAAG aTACTGACTTTCCATGTAGCAGGCTTTATTGCATTTCTTCCAAGAGATACCCTGACGTCCCTCCGTTCTCCAAGGAGACCATCCTTTCCAGCAGGACAATGTCCACAAAccgtgcctcctcctcctcctccttcagcctgtTGTAG
- the CCDC50 gene encoding coiled-coil domain-containing protein 50 isoform X4 yields the protein MAEVGIDRSKLPGVKEVCRDFAVREDHTLAHNLQEQEIEHHLATNIQRNRLVKHDLQMAKQLQEEEDRKARARLQEQHKNLEQQDCEIAQEIQVKLVIEAEEQRRQEEDDEDIARILQQKELQEEKKRKKLPPDPLRLAAPEEAPCPENRGTKPRGSKEDAYARPRVGASRDPEAYDAEIAWKLQEEELLASQVDRRAAQVAQDEQDPPESACGRSREGYDPHRGRSEKPTRAAPPSTQELEPPPGLPSQPHVAHQGSAHKDTDFPCSRLYCISSKRYPDVPPFSKETILSSRTMSTNRASSSSSFSLL from the exons TGTGTCGAGATTTTGCTGTGCGGGAGGATCACACATTGGCCCACAACCTGCAGGAACAGGAAA TTGAGCACCACTTGGCCACAAACATCCAGCGTAACCGCCTGGTCAAACATGACTTACAGATGGCCAAACAGCTGCAGGAGGAAGAGGACCGGAAGGCCAGAGCCCGCCTGCAGGAGCAGCACAAGAACTT AGAACAGCAAGACTGCGAGATCGCCCAGGAAATCCAAGTCAAACTGGTCATCGAAGCCGAAGAGCAACGACGCCAGGAAGAGGATGATGAG GACATCGCGCGGATTCTGCAGCAGAAGGAACtccaggaggagaaaaagaggaagaagctgCCCCCGGATCCCTTGCGCCTGGCCGCTCCTGAAGAAGCCCCCTGCCCCGAGAACAGAG GGACAAAACCCCGGGGGTCAAAAGAAGACGCCTACGCCAGACCCCGAGTGGGGGCTTCCCGGGACCCCGAAGCCTACGATGCCGAGATTGCCTGGAAGTTACAGGAGGAGGAACTGCTG gcCAGCCAGGTGGACAGGAGGGCCGCACAAGTTGCTCAGGACGAG CAGGACCCCCCTGAGTCGGCGTGTGGACGGTCAAGGGAAGGATATGACCCTCACCGAGGCAGGAGCGAGAAGCCCACACG AGCTGCTCCCCCATCGACCCAGGAGTTGGAGCCTCCGCCTGGCCTTCCGAGTCAGCCTCACGTGGCACATCAGGGATCAGCTCATAAAG aTACTGACTTTCCATGTAGCAGGCTTTATTGCATTTCTTCCAAGAGATACCCTGACGTCCCTCCGTTCTCCAAGGAGACCATCCTTTCCAGCAGGACAATGTCCACAAAccgtgcctcctcctcctcctccttcagcctgtTGTAG
- the CCDC50 gene encoding coiled-coil domain-containing protein 50 isoform X3: protein MAEVGIDRSKLPGVKEVCRDFAVREDHTLAHNLQEQEIEHHLATNIQRNRLVKHDLQMAKQLQEEEDRKARARLQEQHKNLEQQDCEIAQEIQVKLVIEAEEQRRQEEDDEDIARILQQKELQEEKKRKKLPPDPLRLAAPEEAPCPENRGTKPRGSKEDAYARPRVGASRDPEAYDAEIAWKLQEEELLASQVDRRAAQVAQDEEIARLLMAEEKKAYKKAKEREKRRQDQDLKQDPPESACGRSREGYDPHRGRSEKPTRAAPPSTQELEPPPGLPSQPHVAHQGSAHKDLVLLSFMMSNFMQSAKDGHLSKMV from the exons TGTGTCGAGATTTTGCTGTGCGGGAGGATCACACATTGGCCCACAACCTGCAGGAACAGGAAA TTGAGCACCACTTGGCCACAAACATCCAGCGTAACCGCCTGGTCAAACATGACTTACAGATGGCCAAACAGCTGCAGGAGGAAGAGGACCGGAAGGCCAGAGCCCGCCTGCAGGAGCAGCACAAGAACTT AGAACAGCAAGACTGCGAGATCGCCCAGGAAATCCAAGTCAAACTGGTCATCGAAGCCGAAGAGCAACGACGCCAGGAAGAGGATGATGAG GACATCGCGCGGATTCTGCAGCAGAAGGAACtccaggaggagaaaaagaggaagaagctgCCCCCGGATCCCTTGCGCCTGGCCGCTCCTGAAGAAGCCCCCTGCCCCGAGAACAGAG GGACAAAACCCCGGGGGTCAAAAGAAGACGCCTACGCCAGACCCCGAGTGGGGGCTTCCCGGGACCCCGAAGCCTACGATGCCGAGATTGCCTGGAAGTTACAGGAGGAGGAACTGCTG gcCAGCCAGGTGGACAGGAGGGCCGCACAAGTTGCTCAGGACGAG GAAATAGCTCGCCTTCTGATGGCCGAGGAGAAGAAAGCTTACAAAAAGGCCAAGGAACGGGAGAAGAGGAGGCAGGATCAAGACTTGAAG CAGGACCCCCCTGAGTCGGCGTGTGGACGGTCAAGGGAAGGATATGACCCTCACCGAGGCAGGAGCGAGAAGCCCACACG AGCTGCTCCCCCATCGACCCAGGAGTTGGAGCCTCCGCCTGGCCTTCCGAGTCAGCCTCACGTGGCACATCAGGGATCAGCTCATAAAG ATCTTGTGTTACTCTCTTTCATGATGAGCAACTTCATGCAAAGTGCAAAAGATggtcacttatctaaaatggtatag
- the CCDC50 gene encoding coiled-coil domain-containing protein 50 isoform X5 — protein MAEVGIDRSKLPGVKEVCRDFAVREDHTLAHNLQEQEIEHHLATNIQRNRLVKHDLQMAKQLQEEEDRKARARLQEQHKNLEQQDCEIAQEIQVKLVIEAEEQRRQEEDDEDIARILQQKELQEEKKRKKLPPDPLRLAAPEEAPCPENRGTKPRGSKEDAYARPRVGASRDPEAYDAEIAWKLQEEELLASQVDRRAAQVAQDEEIARLLMAEEKKAYKKAKEREKRRQDQDLKQDPPESACGRSREGYDPHRGRSEKPTRAAPPSTQELEPPPGLPSQPHVAHQGSAHKGHPYKQ, from the exons TGTGTCGAGATTTTGCTGTGCGGGAGGATCACACATTGGCCCACAACCTGCAGGAACAGGAAA TTGAGCACCACTTGGCCACAAACATCCAGCGTAACCGCCTGGTCAAACATGACTTACAGATGGCCAAACAGCTGCAGGAGGAAGAGGACCGGAAGGCCAGAGCCCGCCTGCAGGAGCAGCACAAGAACTT AGAACAGCAAGACTGCGAGATCGCCCAGGAAATCCAAGTCAAACTGGTCATCGAAGCCGAAGAGCAACGACGCCAGGAAGAGGATGATGAG GACATCGCGCGGATTCTGCAGCAGAAGGAACtccaggaggagaaaaagaggaagaagctgCCCCCGGATCCCTTGCGCCTGGCCGCTCCTGAAGAAGCCCCCTGCCCCGAGAACAGAG GGACAAAACCCCGGGGGTCAAAAGAAGACGCCTACGCCAGACCCCGAGTGGGGGCTTCCCGGGACCCCGAAGCCTACGATGCCGAGATTGCCTGGAAGTTACAGGAGGAGGAACTGCTG gcCAGCCAGGTGGACAGGAGGGCCGCACAAGTTGCTCAGGACGAG GAAATAGCTCGCCTTCTGATGGCCGAGGAGAAGAAAGCTTACAAAAAGGCCAAGGAACGGGAGAAGAGGAGGCAGGATCAAGACTTGAAG CAGGACCCCCCTGAGTCGGCGTGTGGACGGTCAAGGGAAGGATATGACCCTCACCGAGGCAGGAGCGAGAAGCCCACACG AGCTGCTCCCCCATCGACCCAGGAGTTGGAGCCTCCGCCTGGCCTTCCGAGTCAGCCTCACGTGGCACATCAGGGATCAGCTCATAAAG GTCACCCCTATAAGCAGTAG
- the CCDC50 gene encoding coiled-coil domain-containing protein 50 isoform X6, whose amino-acid sequence MAEVGIDRSKLPGVKEVCRDFAVREDHTLAHNLQEQEIEHHLATNIQRNRLVKHDLQMAKQLQEEEDRKARARLQEQHKNLEQQDCEIAQEIQVKLVIEAEEQRRQEEDDEDIARILQQKELQEEKKRKKLPPDPLRLAAPEEAPCPENRGTKPRGSKEDAYARPRVGASRDPEAYDAEIAWKLQEEELLASQVDRRAAQVAQDEEIARLLMAEEKKAYKKAKEREKRRQDQDLKQDPPESACGRSREGYDPHRGRSEKPTRY is encoded by the exons TGTGTCGAGATTTTGCTGTGCGGGAGGATCACACATTGGCCCACAACCTGCAGGAACAGGAAA TTGAGCACCACTTGGCCACAAACATCCAGCGTAACCGCCTGGTCAAACATGACTTACAGATGGCCAAACAGCTGCAGGAGGAAGAGGACCGGAAGGCCAGAGCCCGCCTGCAGGAGCAGCACAAGAACTT AGAACAGCAAGACTGCGAGATCGCCCAGGAAATCCAAGTCAAACTGGTCATCGAAGCCGAAGAGCAACGACGCCAGGAAGAGGATGATGAG GACATCGCGCGGATTCTGCAGCAGAAGGAACtccaggaggagaaaaagaggaagaagctgCCCCCGGATCCCTTGCGCCTGGCCGCTCCTGAAGAAGCCCCCTGCCCCGAGAACAGAG GGACAAAACCCCGGGGGTCAAAAGAAGACGCCTACGCCAGACCCCGAGTGGGGGCTTCCCGGGACCCCGAAGCCTACGATGCCGAGATTGCCTGGAAGTTACAGGAGGAGGAACTGCTG gcCAGCCAGGTGGACAGGAGGGCCGCACAAGTTGCTCAGGACGAG GAAATAGCTCGCCTTCTGATGGCCGAGGAGAAGAAAGCTTACAAAAAGGCCAAGGAACGGGAGAAGAGGAGGCAGGATCAAGACTTGAAG CAGGACCCCCCTGAGTCGGCGTGTGGACGGTCAAGGGAAGGATATGACCCTCACCGAGGCAGGAGCGAGAAGCCCACACG aTACTGA
- the CCDC50 gene encoding coiled-coil domain-containing protein 50 isoform X7, with product MAEVGIDRSKLPGVKEVCRDFAVREDHTLAHNLQEQEIEHHLATNIQRNRLVKHDLQMAKQLQEEEDRKARARLQEQHKNLEQQDCEIAQEIQVKLVIEAEEQRRQEEDDEDIARILQQKELQEEKKRKKLPPDPLRLAAPEEAPCPENRGTKPRGSKEDAYARPRVGASRDPEAYDAEIAWKLQEEELLASQVDRRAAQVAQDEEIARLLMAEEKKAYKKAKEREKRRQDQDLKDPPESACGRSREGYDPHRGRSEKPTRY from the exons TGTGTCGAGATTTTGCTGTGCGGGAGGATCACACATTGGCCCACAACCTGCAGGAACAGGAAA TTGAGCACCACTTGGCCACAAACATCCAGCGTAACCGCCTGGTCAAACATGACTTACAGATGGCCAAACAGCTGCAGGAGGAAGAGGACCGGAAGGCCAGAGCCCGCCTGCAGGAGCAGCACAAGAACTT AGAACAGCAAGACTGCGAGATCGCCCAGGAAATCCAAGTCAAACTGGTCATCGAAGCCGAAGAGCAACGACGCCAGGAAGAGGATGATGAG GACATCGCGCGGATTCTGCAGCAGAAGGAACtccaggaggagaaaaagaggaagaagctgCCCCCGGATCCCTTGCGCCTGGCCGCTCCTGAAGAAGCCCCCTGCCCCGAGAACAGAG GGACAAAACCCCGGGGGTCAAAAGAAGACGCCTACGCCAGACCCCGAGTGGGGGCTTCCCGGGACCCCGAAGCCTACGATGCCGAGATTGCCTGGAAGTTACAGGAGGAGGAACTGCTG gcCAGCCAGGTGGACAGGAGGGCCGCACAAGTTGCTCAGGACGAG GAAATAGCTCGCCTTCTGATGGCCGAGGAGAAGAAAGCTTACAAAAAGGCCAAGGAACGGGAGAAGAGGAGGCAGGATCAAGACTTGAAG GACCCCCCTGAGTCGGCGTGTGGACGGTCAAGGGAAGGATATGACCCTCACCGAGGCAGGAGCGAGAAGCCCACACG aTACTGA